In Leptolyngbya sp. O-77, the genomic window TTTCACTGGCCAGGATGAAGTGATAGGTGGTCATAGACGTATTTGAGAATTGGAGAAATTGAAATTTGGAGAATGGGAATCAGGAGAGTATGGGGTAGAGAGAAGCGAACCAGCCCTTGTAGCTGCGTCACTCTGCTTCTGATTTTCTCATCCCAGCAGCCCCAGCATCGCCTGTTTCATCTCGCGGATGGCCCGATCCATACCCACGAGGACAGCACGGCTGATGATGCTATGACCAATGTTGAGTTCTTCCATACCGGGAAACTGAGCCACGGGACGCACGTTCCAGTAGGTGAGTCCATGCCCTGCATTGACGCGCAGCCCAGCGGCGATCGCCCGCTCACAGCCCCGCGCCAGCACAGCTAGTTCATGGGCGTGGCTCTGCTCGTCGTGGGCTTCGGCATAGCGGCCGGTGTGTAGCTCGATGAACTGTGCCCCGACCGCAGCAGAAGCGTCAATCTGGGCTGCATCGGCATCGATGAACAGGCTGACAGGAATGCCCGCCGATTGCAGCGTGCTGACGACGTGCAGCATCCGGTCTTTTTGTCCGGCGATGTCGAGGCCGCCTTCGGTGGTCACTTCCTCGCGGCGCTCTGGCACCAGCGTTACATAATCGGGGCGGACATCGAGGGCGATCGCCACCATCTCGTCTGTGGCCGCCATCTCCAGGTTCAGATGCGTCCGCACCGTCTGCCGCAGTAGCCGCACATCTCGGTCTTGAATATGCCGCCGATCTTCCCGCAGGTGAACTGTGATGCCGTCGGCTCCGGCTAGCTCTGCCAGCACGGCCGCCGCTACCGGGTCGGGTTCCACCGTGCGCCGCGCCTGCCGAATCGTAGCAACATGATCAATATTGACACCCAGCGTAGGCAAGGCTAAACGCTCCAACTCGTTGGATTACAGCGGGGCACCACAGCAGACACAGCCGCTGCACCCCTCCTCCATCATGCCACGCCAAGGCACAGGGATTGGTGTGCAAGTCTCCTAACCGACGGCATTGGGCGCAGGGGGAGCATCGGGGGCGGGCGTTTCTATAGGATTGGATGGCGGGGCAGGCACAGGGAAAGGGTGCGGTGCTGGGCTGGGCGCTGAGATGGGGATAGAGACGGGAGCGGGTTGAGGAACTGGTTGGGGGACTGGCGCAGGCACGGCAGCAGGCAGGGCGTGGCCCAGCGGCACAAAGTCAAACCCAAAGCCAGATCGGAGGCCGGGCTGCACGGTGACCAACTGCACGCCCTGGTTGCGATCGCCCGTCGGCAAAAATCGCACCGTTCCCGTTGCGCCACTGGCAAAAAAGTTGGGGGAGCGGAGCGCCTGCTGCACACCCGCCCGGTTCGGAGCCTGTTCCAGCGCAGCAATCAGCGTTTGGGCAGCATCGTAGGCCGTGGCAGTGCGCCAGTTTACGTCGCCTCGCCAAAGCTGGCGCGATCGCTCCACAAACGCCGCCTGCGACGCAGATAGAATATGCCAAGGCACCGCCACCACCATGCCCACAGACTCTGGCCCGCCCACCTCCAGCGTCTTGGGCGCGTATACGTCGCCGCCCGCCAGCAGAGGCAGTCGCCCACCATTTGTCCGCACTACTTGCAGCGTCCGGTCAAGCTGGTCGCCATCGGTCAGCAGCACCAGCGCCGTCGCGCCCTGGGCGGTTGCTTGCTGAATGCTGTCTGCGGCGCTGAAGGTAGACTGCGACACGTCGATTTCTCGCACCACTAGCCCACCGCCGAGGGAGAGCGCCGTCCCAAATTCTGCCTTGAGCGACTGGCTGTAGCGGCTGCGCGAGTCGAAAAAGACGGCGGCTTTTTGCTGCCGCATCTGGTTGAGCAAATGATCGGCAAGGGCGCGAGCGGTCACAAAATCGCTGGGCACGGTGCGATAGGTATAGGCTCCGGCGTGGGCCAGTTCAACGGCGGTGCTGAGGGGCGAAATGGCAACCAGTTTCCCCGCTTCGTAAATCTCCGCAGCCGCCAGGGTCGCCTCGCTGCTGGCATGGCCCACCACACCCAGCACCGACGGGTTTGCGACCAATGCCTGGGCGATCGCCCTCGCCACAGCAGGACGGTTCTCATCGTTGGCAATGATCACCCGCAGCGGCATACCGCCAATTCCACTGCTCTGGTTAATTTCTTGCTGCGCCTGGGCTACGCCTCGCAGCACCTCCAGCGAACTGTTCAAATCCTGGCTGAGGGGCACGGAGACGGCGATCGCATAGGCCGGGTTTGGCCCAATCTGGGCATTGTTCAGGTATATCAACGCCTCTGGGTCGTTGGGCGTGGATTGGAGCGCGGCGGCAAAGTAGGCTACGGCCTGGCGAGAATTGCCAGCGGCGATCGCCTGCACGCCCTGATGTTTCTCCGGCGACGCACCAGGCTGAATCAACAGCCGCTCGCCGCTGCTGATGCGTCCCAGCACCTCGTTGGGCGAGAGTCCGTCTGGCTCTGTGGGGCGCGGCTGACTGCTCACCGACAGCAGATGCGCCATTTTCAGATGATCGGCCGACCACCACAGCCCAGCGACCACCACCCCCAGCGTGATCAGCATGGAGAGGACTAATGCCGGTGTTTCCGTTTCCCGT contains:
- a CDS encoding pyridoxine 5'-phosphate synthase, coding for MPTLGVNIDHVATIRQARRTVEPDPVAAAVLAELAGADGITVHLREDRRHIQDRDVRLLRQTVRTHLNLEMAATDEMVAIALDVRPDYVTLVPERREEVTTEGGLDIAGQKDRMLHVVSTLQSAGIPVSLFIDADAAQIDASAAVGAQFIELHTGRYAEAHDEQSHAHELAVLARGCERAIAAGLRVNAGHGLTYWNVRPVAQFPGMEELNIGHSIISRAVLVGMDRAIREMKQAMLGLLG
- a CDS encoding ABC transporter substrate-binding protein, giving the protein MSSQRETETPALVLSMLITLGVVVAGLWWSADHLKMAHLLSVSSQPRPTEPDGLSPNEVLGRISSGERLLIQPGASPEKHQGVQAIAAGNSRQAVAYFAAALQSTPNDPEALIYLNNAQIGPNPAYAIAVSVPLSQDLNSSLEVLRGVAQAQQEINQSSGIGGMPLRVIIANDENRPAVARAIAQALVANPSVLGVVGHASSEATLAAAEIYEAGKLVAISPLSTAVELAHAGAYTYRTVPSDFVTARALADHLLNQMRQQKAAVFFDSRSRYSQSLKAEFGTALSLGGGLVVREIDVSQSTFSAADSIQQATAQGATALVLLTDGDQLDRTLQVVRTNGGRLPLLAGGDVYAPKTLEVGGPESVGMVVAVPWHILSASQAAFVERSRQLWRGDVNWRTATAYDAAQTLIAALEQAPNRAGVQQALRSPNFFASGATGTVRFLPTGDRNQGVQLVTVQPGLRSGFGFDFVPLGHALPAAVPAPVPQPVPQPAPVSIPISAPSPAPHPFPVPAPPSNPIETPAPDAPPAPNAVG